A window from Calliopsis andreniformis isolate RMS-2024a chromosome 5, iyCalAndr_principal, whole genome shotgun sequence encodes these proteins:
- the LOC143179068 gene encoding tetratricopeptide repeat protein 9C — translation MLLETWESVDKIVRKDVIEFGPFSKKPTECASCEVVIANIHSPHVCVEDLKNKFHSNILDNVTEKTLIIGEANCEIDRQIERALQMMMILEKSSITLHLTLEGVDQPVEIRFEVTLVKVKPHKPMWEWTPEEKYAIALKYKETGVCLFKESRWVDAFHKFSKACKILITLEPIPDLELDAKLESNINNLRLVLYNNMAGCQLNRKNYEHTISLCTKVLNKENNNVKALYRRGVAHGSLRDFEKAVADLMIVVTLEPHNRAAKEQFLIYNVKLQEATQKFEDMVRRMFKT, via the coding sequence ATGTTGCTGGAAACATGGGAATCGGTGGATAAGATTGTGAGAAAAGATGTAATAGAGTTTGGTCCCTTTTCTAAAAAACCAACAGAATGTGCCAGTTGTGAAGTTgtcattgcaaatatacattccccTCACGTATGTGTCGAAgatttaaaaaacaagtttcatTCAAATATTTTAGACAATGTAACCGAGAAAACATTAATAATAGGAGAGGCAAATTGCGAAATAGATCGACAAATCGAACGAGCACTACAAATGATGATGATACTTGAGAAGAGTTCAATTACTTTGCATTTAACATTAGAAGGAGTCGATCAGCCTGTagaaatcaggtttgaggtaacATTGGTCAAAGTAAAACCACATAAGCCAATGTGGGAATGGACACCAGAAGAAAAATATGCTATAGCTTTGAAATATAAAGAAACTGGTGTTTGCTTATTTAAAGAATCTAGATGGGTGGATGCGTTTCATAAATTTAGTAAAGCCTGTAAAATTCTTATAACATTGGAGCCAATACCTGATCTAGAATTAGATGCGAAATTAGaaagtaatattaataatctgAGACTGgtattgtataataatatggCTGGATGTCAATTAAATCGTAAAAATTATGAACACACAATTTCCTTATGTACAAAAGTATtgaataaagaaaataataatgTTAAGGCATTGTACAGAAGGGGAGTAGCACATGGAAGTCTGAGAGActttgaaaaagctgttgctgaTTTAATGATTGTAGTTACATTAGAACCGCATAATCGAGCTGCAAAAGAGCAATTCCTGATCTATAATGTAAAATTACAAGAGGCAACACAAAAGTTTGAAGATATGGTAAGAAGGATGTTCAAAACATAA